CACGTTCGACGTCGGCTTCTTCGGCCCAACCAGCACGGCGACGTCGTCGAAGACGGTGGCCGGGCGCACTTCGATGCTCATGCGCACAGTCTTCCGTGAGCCGCCGACATCCGCCGCTCACGTCCCGGCCACGATGCGCTGGTCGGTGTTCGTATAGACGATCGAATCGGCGAGGGCCCCGACGAGTCCCATGGTCACGTCCAGCAGGCCCGGCTCCACATCCGTCAAAGGCGGCGGGGTGTCGGTGCCGATCGTGAGAGGTGCACCCCCCATCGACGAGCCGGTGACAGAGCCGACGTACACCGTCACGTGCCCGCGGAGCGACATGGTGTCGGCCTCCGTGACGAGCCCCGGTCCGCCCGGAGGACGGACGGTGAGCGAGAATCCCTCGATCGTGATGGCGTCGGCGCTGATCTTGAGCACGCGGATGCTGCCGCCGTCGGCGGTGGGCACACTCACGATCGAGATGCCGGACAACCCGCGGAACGAGAGGGACTCCGACCCCATGGAGGCAGGCGTCGCGGTGAACACCGGCGCGCCGGGATCCGCCGGGGCGGGAACCGGGTCGGCCGGCGTCGGGGTCGCCGAGGGATCGGCGGGGACTGCCGGGTCGAGCAGGTCGGCGTGATCGGCGGGGCCGCCCGGCACTCCGGGCATGCCGGGGACGGCGGGTGGTGCGGGGTCGGTGGGCGCCATCGGCGCTCCCGGCGTCGGCTCCGTCGGGGCGGGCTTCGGCGCGGGCCTCGGGCAGTAGATCACGGGGATGCAGATGCCCGCGTCTCGCACGCCGGGTGCCGCTGAGGCGCCGAGGATCATGGCCGTCGCCGTCAGTGCGAGCGCCAGGCCTGCGGCGAGTACGGCAGGGCGGCGGATCACCCCGAGGTCACCTCGCCCCGGTCGTCGGGGGTCGCGGTGCGGTCTCGGACGTCGGCGGGGGCGGGCTTGGGCCCCATCCACGCGACGACGAGGATGCCGCCGACCGTCGAGAGGAGCATGCCGACGAGGAACCCGCCGAGGTTGACGCCGATGAGCGAGTACATCGACACCGCGAGCGCGATGACTCCATAGAAGACGTGATGCGCCGGCATGGTGATCGCGAGGATGCCGAGCAGCACGAGAAGCACGGGGATGATCGTCGCCTGCATGCCCTCGATGCCGAGCTGCACGTGCAGGTGGCCGATGTCGAGCTGACCGGAGAAGAACAGCTCGACGCCGCCGAGGGCGACAAGGATTCCTCCGACGAACGGACGCCCACGACGCCACTCCCGGAAGCGTCCGGTGGCACGCGGCGCCCTCTTCTCCTTCTCCCCGGTCACGGCATCCGTTCCGTTCAGAAGCATCCCTGCGAACCGTCCGTGAGCTCGAGTGACATCCCCGTCAGGGTGAACACCGATGCCTGCGTGCTCCATGCCGTCTGCTGCAGATTCGTGATCGAGATCGTGTCCGAATCCTGTGCGAAATCTCCCGCGGCGCCCTTGGCCTCGGTTGCGACCGTCGACGCGTCCACACCGATGCGGATGGCACCGAACGACGCGTCGCCCTTCAGGCCGGTCATGCCGATCTGGAGGTCGCTCGCCGTCGCCGGAGCGCCATCGCCTCCCGCCTTGATGAGCACGCCGACCTTGCCGAGCGGTGTATCGGTGACGACGGCCTGACAGAGATCGCTGAACGTCGCGCTCTTGATGTTCGCGATGGCGACGGTGTGCTCCGTGCCCTCTGAATCGGTGGCGACGCCCGCGTACTGCGAGAAGCCCGTCCCCTCGAGCTGGCTGGCGGAGATCTGGAACTGGCTGCCGGAGACGGCGAACGACACGGGCACGGCGCCCTGCGCGACGCCGCCGAGGAGTCCGGCGGCGACGACGCCGACGGGGACGGCGACCAGGACGATGCGTCCCGCGTGGGATCTCGTCGCAGCGGAGAGCATGGCGGACGGTTTCGGGAACTTCATCGATCCTCCTCCTCGCGTGGACCCCTCCGTCCTCGCGATATCCCCGATACTAGTCATAATTGACTGATAGTCAATACCTGTCGTCCTGGCTAGGCTTCTCGCATGCGCGCAGAATCACGCTCCCGTCTCAGCCCTGATGAGCGCCGTGCACAGCTCGTCGCGATCGGGGTGGGATTCCTCGCCGAGCATCCCCTCGACGAGCTCACGGTCGATGAGCTCGCAGCCCGCGCCGGCGTGTCGAAGGCGCTGATCTTCCACTACTTCGAGAACAGGCAGGGCGTGAAGCGCGCCATCGTCACGACGGCCCGTGACAGCCTGCTTGTGGCGACGGAGCCCGTGG
This Microbacterium sp. XT11 DNA region includes the following protein-coding sequences:
- a CDS encoding DUF6114 domain-containing protein, coding for MLLNGTDAVTGEKEKRAPRATGRFREWRRGRPFVGGILVALGGVELFFSGQLDIGHLHVQLGIEGMQATIIPVLLVLLGILAITMPAHHVFYGVIALAVSMYSLIGVNLGGFLVGMLLSTVGGILVVAWMGPKPAPADVRDRTATPDDRGEVTSG
- a CDS encoding DUF6230 family protein is translated as MKFPKPSAMLSAATRSHAGRIVLVAVPVGVVAAGLLGGVAQGAVPVSFAVSGSQFQISASQLEGTGFSQYAGVATDSEGTEHTVAIANIKSATFSDLCQAVVTDTPLGKVGVLIKAGGDGAPATASDLQIGMTGLKGDASFGAIRIGVDASTVATEAKGAAGDFAQDSDTISITNLQQTAWSTQASVFTLTGMSLELTDGSQGCF